A stretch of the Vitis riparia cultivar Riparia Gloire de Montpellier isolate 1030 chromosome 13, EGFV_Vit.rip_1.0, whole genome shotgun sequence genome encodes the following:
- the LOC117927909 gene encoding type I inositol polyphosphate 5-phosphatase 10-like, with product MALKNGDKGKKSFIQKLFSTMERTGRKMTKGLFDSSGAKSNLDIGNLFFCGEGPPMSNGQGVEPVRVFVATWNVGGKSPHSGLNLDDFLHVHDQADIYVLGFQEIVPLNAGNVLVVEDNEPAAKWLQLINQSLNKSPAVYVFNSPTHPYDNRSVGLRGLKTTATTGGSLFFPKYSLKAFSQTFRTESGKRLKTCSCTTELERKYGKDCCFQCPKSSIRDDESSSEEDDEPNSFSTASSTKNMKYSLIACKQMVGIFVTIWMKKELVQHVSHLRISCISRGIMGCLGNKGCISVRMTFHQTSFCFICSHLASGEKEGDELRRNLDVIETLKNTQFPKICRTPASGVPEKILDHERVIWFGDLNYRIALSYSETRKLLEENAWDALLDKDQLKIEREAGRVFKGWQEGKIYFAPTYKYRNNSDTYAGDATKSKTKRRTPAWCDRILWHGHGIRQLSYIRGESQFSDHRPVCATFLVDVNVAHSRAEML from the exons ATGGCTCTAAAGAATGGAGACAAGGGAAAAAAG TCCTTCATTCAGAAACTTTTTTCAACTATGGAAAGGACTGGAAGGAAAATGActaaagggttatttgattcCTCAG GAGCAAAGTCCAATCTAGACATTGGGAATCTATTTTTCTGTGGTGAAGGACCTCCTATGTCTAATGGTCAAGGTGTTGAGCCCGTCAG GGTTTTTGTAGCAACGTGGAATGTAGGAGGAAAATCTCCTCACAGTGGCCTCAATCTGGATGATTTTCTTCATGTCCATGATCAAGCTGATATATATGTTTTGGG GTTTCAGGAAATAGTTCCATTAAATGCTGGAAATGTGCTGGTTGTAGAAGATAATGAGCCTGCAGCAAAGTGGCTACAGTTAATCAACCAGTCCTTGAACAAATCACCTGCAGTTTATGTGTTCAACAGCCCGACACATCCTTATGACAATAGATCTGTTGGTCTGAGGGGTCTAAAAACGACAGCCACAACTGGTGGCTCCCTGTTCTTCCCAAAGTACTCTCTGAAGGCTTTCAGTCAAACCTTCAGGACAGAGAGTGGAAAGAGGCTGAAAACTTGCAGCTGCACCACTGAATTGGAAAGGAAGTATGGTAAAGATTGCTGTTTTCAGTGTCCAAAATCATCCATACGTGACGATGAATCTTCTTCAGAAGAGGATGACGAACCAAACAGCTTTTCTACTGCCTCTAGTACCAAGAACATGAAGTACAGCCTAATAGCATGCAAACAGATGGTTGGAATTTTTGTAACTATTTGGATGAAAAAGGAGCTTGTTCAGCATGTAAGCCACCTGAGGATCTCCTGCATTAGTCGTGGGATAATGGGCTGCCTTGGGAACAAG GGTTGTATTTCTGTGAGAATGACTTTTCACCAGACAAGCTTTTGCTTTATCTGTAGTCACTTGGCGTCAGGAGAAAAAGAAGGAGATGAGCTGAGACGAAATTTAGATGTCATAGAGACACTTAAAAACACTCAATTTCCAAAAATCTGCAGAACACCTGCCAGTGGAGTGCCAGAGAAAATTCTAGATCATGA GCGGGTCATATGGTTTGGGGATTTGAATTACCGGATTGCTTTGAGCTACTCTGAAACCCGGAAGCTTCTGGAGGAGAATGCCTGGGATGCACTTCTTGACAAAGACCAG CTCAAGATTGAAAGAGAAGCAGGACGAGTATTCAAGGGATGGCAAGAGGGGAAGATCTACTTTGCACCTACATACAAATACAGGAACAACTCAGACACTTATGCTGGTGACGCTACAAAATCTAAAACCAAAAGGAGAACTCCAGCTTG GTGTGATAGAATACTATGGCATGGACATGGGATACGACAACTTTCTTACATACGAGGGGAGTCCCAGTTTTCCGACCACCGACCTGTTTGTGCCACATTTCTGGTAGATGTTAATGTTGCCCACAGTAGAGCTGAAATGCTCTAA
- the LOC117928332 gene encoding mucin-2-like gives MRYHSTAAATQLLITSMVEIASQSVRPTSGALSDIHRIVIDILHVIGEEHRIPSIRQSPTSSYPSMRPLVSAATVRMLPIRSQGRGSRRDGERVGRQPRRSMHPPETMLAPSTLFTPFAPKASTLPPSPLPSPSPIPSPLEHVVSNTTLPSPVFPPTKAVIPNVTTPETTLLSIDLPSPLPSLKKTTIPHVTSPSSLISHLLESTISDVIAPATTTVDVILPF, from the exons ATGAGGTATCATAGTACAGCAGCAGCTACTCAATTGttg atcaCTAGTATGGTTGAGATTGCTAGTCAATCTGTTAGACCTACTTCAGGTGCATTAAGCGACATTCATAGGATTGTTATTGATATTTTGCATGTTATTGGAGAGGAACATCGCATACCTTCAATCCGTCAATCGCCTACATCATCATATCCATCCATGAGACCACTTGTGTCAGCTGCTACAGTTAGGATGCTGCCTATTCGAAGTCAAGGGAGAGGTAGTAGGCGAGATGGTGAGCGAGTTGGTCGACAGCCTCGACGATCTATGCATCCACCCGAGACCATGTTAGCACCATCCACATTATTTACCCCATTTGCACCTAAGGCTTCCACACTTCCCCCTTCACCCCTACCATCACCTTCACCTATACCTTCTCCTTTAGAGCATGTCGTGTCAAATACCACTCTACCATCACCTGTATTTCCTCCCACAAAAGCAGTTATACCTAATGTCACTACACCAGAGACTACCCTACTATCTATTGATCTACCATCACCTCTACCTTCTCTCAAGAAGACCACTATACCACATGTCACTTCACCATCATCACTTATATCTCATCTTCTCGAGTCCACCATATCAGATGTTATTGCACCAGCTACCACTACAGTAGATGTCATTCTTCCATTTTAG